In Planococcus versutus, the DNA window CATATTAGCGGATTTTCAATATTGATGAGATCGTTAATTTATGGTATGGGCGTCCGATTATATGAGAAATTTGACGCAGAACGTAGTGCAGAAGAAATTTGTGACGGCAGCGTGACGCATATGTCGGTTGTGGGTGTGACGTTAGAACGCATACTAACGAGTGTCGAAAGAGGTTCCATGCAAGCTTCTGATCGTTTTAAAGCGGTTCTTGCTGGAGGTGGACCGATTCCCATTGCTTATATGAAACGTGCTGAAAAGTGTGGGATACCGGTGTTGCAAACATACGGCATGACGGAAACATCATCACAAACGACAACCTTACAAGTGACGGACGCAGAGCGGAAAATCGGATCAGCGGGTAAGCCATTATTTTTATATGAAGTCAAAACAGAACAACCTGGTGAAGTGGGAGAAATTCTAATTCGCGGTCCTCAAGTAACACCCGGCTATATCGGGGAATTTGCGGAGCGGAATGTGCTGCAAGATGGCTGGCTTCATACAGGAGACATGGGCTATATAGATAACGAAGGATTTTTATTTGTAGTGGATCGTCGTTCAGATTTAATCGTCTCTGGCGGAGAAAATGTGTATCCTGCTGAAATCGAAAAAGTGTTGTTGGGTCATTCAGCTGTTCGAGAAGTTGGTGTTTGCGGTGCACTGAGTGAACAATGGGGAGAAGTTCCTATAGCATTTGTGGTACTTCAAGATGAAGTGACTGTGGCTGAATTACTGGTATATTGTCGCGAACAATTGGCTGCTTATAAAGTACCAAAAAAAGTAACAATCGTGGAATCTTTGCCACGTAACGCTTCTAATAAGTTGCTAAGAAGAGAGCTGAGAACATGGCTATAACGATAAAGGACATTCAGTTGACAACAATACGAAGATCGCTTAAGAGCCCGTTTAAATCAGTATTGCAACAAGTGAACGAGCGAGAAGTGATTATCGTTACTGTAACTGGAGATTCAGGAATTTATGGATACGGGGAATGCGTGGCATTTGAAACACCGTGGTACACAGAAGAAACAATTAGCAGCTGTTACTTTGTTATTAAGACAGTGTTAGTACCGCTCTTAACAAAAAAAATCATTCAGCGACCAGAAGAAGTTTGGGAGTTATTTCAAGTTGTCAAAGGTAACCGAATGGCGAAGGCCGCAGTTGAAATGGCTGTTTGGGATTTGTTTGCGAAACAACAGCAACAACCTCTTTGGAAATTTGTTGGTGGGACTTCACAACCAGTGCCTGCCGGTATTGTCATAGCAGCAGATCATTCTCATATAAAAGAACTAGTAGCCCAAGCAAGCAAAGTAGGTTACCAGCGAATCAAAATTAAAATTCATCCCAATATAGATTTGTCAATGTTAAAATCGATCATTCGTGATTATCCGAGGATACAGTTTTTTGCAGATGCCAATGGCAGTTTTCACGCTGGCAATTTCAACCGACTTAAAGACTTTGATGATGTTGGATTCACATTAATCGAACAACCATTTGGCGAGAAAGAGTGGATTTTACATGCGCAAGCGAAAAGTGAACTCACTACAAAAATATGTTTGGACGAAAGTATTTCGTCTTTAGAGGATGCCCAGCAAATGATCGACAGGAAAGCTGGAGATATCGTCGTTTTAAAAATAAGTCGACTTGGTGGTTGGACAGAAACCTTGAAAGTAGTTGAGCTGTGTCACAATCATTCGATTGGTATGTGGGTCGGTGGCATGATTGAGTTTGGCGTGTCGAAAGCACATAATTTAGCGTTAGCGTCTTTGCCAGATATTCATTACACAGGTGATTTTTCTGCGTCTACTCATTTTTGGAAAAAAGATATAATTGAGCCTGAAATCATTGTGGAATACGGAAAGGTCCGGTTAAGCACTCAAATAGGAATTGGCTATGCGGTGAGTTTGAACGAGTAAAAATAGAGAGGAGGCATGTAAATGTTTTTAAAAAGAATAAGTTTATTAAAAGAAACGGTTGAAAATTTTGAACAATATCCTTTTTCGGTGCCGTCGATAAACAGTTTCGAGCAATTAGAGTTGAATAACGCAATCACTTTTTTTGTCGGAGAGAATGGTTCGGGTAAATCGACTTTACTCGAAGCCGTCGCAGATAAATGTGACTTTCATACAGCAGGTGGTAGCCGTAACAATAGTTATGAAGTACATGCATCCGAATCTGTGCTAGGTGATTATATTCGTCTTTCTTGGATGCCCAAAATAACAAATGGTTTTTTCATGCGAGCCGAATCATTTTATCATTTTGCGACGCATATAGAAGAAGTAGATGAAGATGGATTTCAGTCTTACGGAGGTCGTTCTTTGCACAAACAATCACATGGTGAGTCATTTTTGTCTTTATTTTCGAATCGTTTTAACGGTCGTGCTTTGTATTTGTTGGATGAGCCAGAAGCGGCTTTGTCTCCACAGCGACAATTGACATTTTTAAAAATCTTAAAAGACTTATCAACACAGGAAAATTGCCAATTTATCATTGCGACGCATTCACCCATTTTGCTCGGCTATCCGGATGCCCAAATTTTAAGTTTTGATGGAGGAACCATTGAAGAAATCGAGTATGAAATGACCGACCATTACCGCATTACAAAATATT includes these proteins:
- the menC gene encoding o-succinylbenzoate synthase, with amino-acid sequence MAITIKDIQLTTIRRSLKSPFKSVLQQVNEREVIIVTVTGDSGIYGYGECVAFETPWYTEETISSCYFVIKTVLVPLLTKKIIQRPEEVWELFQVVKGNRMAKAAVEMAVWDLFAKQQQQPLWKFVGGTSQPVPAGIVIAADHSHIKELVAQASKVGYQRIKIKIHPNIDLSMLKSIIRDYPRIQFFADANGSFHAGNFNRLKDFDDVGFTLIEQPFGEKEWILHAQAKSELTTKICLDESISSLEDAQQMIDRKAGDIVVLKISRLGGWTETLKVVELCHNHSIGMWVGGMIEFGVSKAHNLALASLPDIHYTGDFSASTHFWKKDIIEPEIIVEYGKVRLSTQIGIGYAVSLNE
- a CDS encoding AAA family ATPase codes for the protein MFLKRISLLKETVENFEQYPFSVPSINSFEQLELNNAITFFVGENGSGKSTLLEAVADKCDFHTAGGSRNNSYEVHASESVLGDYIRLSWMPKITNGFFMRAESFYHFATHIEEVDEDGFQSYGGRSLHKQSHGESFLSLFSNRFNGRALYLLDEPEAALSPQRQLTFLKILKDLSTQENCQFIIATHSPILLGYPDAQILSFDGGTIEEIEYEMTDHYRITKYFLDYREEFLKKILED
- a CDS encoding o-succinylbenzoate--CoA ligase, with translation MTYPNWLSQRSYLSGDRMALSFEQQQWTFSEINKIALDYASKLSTLGVKEHSRVAILAKSTPEFVFVLYGCMHLGCEMVMLNERLSSNELTYQLNDAEVAFILVADVLKIKVDDSRVVLFSEIEDVTSVQFQPQQQWAKDRTLSIMYTSGTTGHPKGVRQTAENHFSSAVSSALNIGIAPEDVWLCAVPLFHISGFSILMRSLIYGMGVRLYEKFDAERSAEEICDGSVTHMSVVGVTLERILTSVERGSMQASDRFKAVLAGGGPIPIAYMKRAEKCGIPVLQTYGMTETSSQTTTLQVTDAERKIGSAGKPLFLYEVKTEQPGEVGEILIRGPQVTPGYIGEFAERNVLQDGWLHTGDMGYIDNEGFLFVVDRRSDLIVSGGENVYPAEIEKVLLGHSAVREVGVCGALSEQWGEVPIAFVVLQDEVTVAELLVYCREQLAAYKVPKKVTIVESLPRNASNKLLRRELRTWL